One genomic region from Anaerolineae bacterium encodes:
- a CDS encoding Gfo/Idh/MocA family oxidoreductase: MRRVSLGIIGCGVIGQHHLRAALSSPLIDVVAIADLRQEAREETAARYNISKVYAEGKELIEDPCVEAVVLALPTCGRTELALHAFARGKHVLTEKPVAMNADEVRRMIAARGDLIAGCCSSRYRFLPSAKVVTDFIATGALGELRVIRARVIDAASEPPKTPPPPWRLSKALNGGGILMNWGCYDLDYLLGITGWQLRPRLVLGQTWTVAPHLAARAAPGSDAESHVAALILCDGGAVITYERGEFVAAQSESAWQIIGSRGSLRLHMLPGAGKTITYDATTSEQGVIPRVLWQGEEDADRVHTGPVQDFAAAILEGRPPMTTLEQALMIQQITDAVYASAAAGTAIEVG, from the coding sequence ATGAGGAGAGTGTCCCTGGGTATCATCGGCTGTGGCGTAATCGGCCAACATCATCTACGGGCTGCGCTTTCATCGCCTCTTATTGATGTGGTAGCCATCGCTGACCTGCGTCAGGAGGCCCGTGAGGAGACAGCCGCCCGCTACAACATCAGCAAGGTCTATGCTGAAGGGAAGGAGCTCATCGAGGACCCTTGCGTGGAGGCGGTCGTCCTTGCCCTGCCCACCTGCGGCCGCACCGAACTGGCTCTTCACGCCTTTGCTCGAGGCAAACATGTGCTCACTGAGAAGCCGGTGGCTATGAATGCCGATGAAGTACGGCGCATGATCGCTGCTCGCGGCGATCTCATCGCGGGTTGTTGTTCATCGCGCTATCGCTTTCTGCCCTCAGCCAAGGTGGTGACAGACTTCATCGCTACCGGCGCCCTGGGCGAACTGCGAGTCATCCGCGCGCGAGTTATAGACGCCGCAAGCGAGCCGCCCAAGACCCCTCCACCTCCCTGGCGTCTGAGCAAAGCTCTCAACGGTGGTGGTATCCTGATGAACTGGGGGTGCTACGATCTGGATTACCTGCTGGGCATCACCGGCTGGCAGCTTAGGCCGCGTCTCGTGCTGGGGCAAACCTGGACGGTGGCGCCCCATCTGGCTGCGCGGGCTGCGCCCGGTTCTGACGCCGAATCCCACGTGGCCGCGCTCATCCTCTGCGACGGAGGCGCTGTCATCACCTACGAGCGCGGCGAGTTCGTGGCAGCACAGAGCGAGAGCGCATGGCAGATCATCGGAAGCCGGGGTTCACTGCGCCTGCATATGCTCCCTGGAGCCGGCAAGACGATCACCTACGATGCCACCACTAGCGAGCAAGGGGTAATTCCGCGGGTACTCTGGCAGGGTGAAGAGGATGCTGACCGGGTGCACACCGGTCCTGTGCAGGACTTCGCCGCTGCCATCCTGGAGGGACGCCCACCCATGACTACCCTTGAGCAAGCCTTGATGATCCAACAGATCACAGATGCAGTATATGCCTCCGCAGCGGCTGGCACGGCGATAGAAGTCGGGTAG
- a CDS encoding sugar phosphate isomerase/epimerase: MKYSFTSFSCPELTLPEVLALAKRIGYDGVELRLAEGHKHGVETDISSVKRREIKAQVTASGIALACLGTSCTYADPARAADMVAETRRAIQLAADIGCPRLRVFGGEIPTGITREQAMDSIVASLRAVAAQALESGVIICMETHDDWTNPDQVAEIMRRVNQPSIAVTWDVMHPVRQSHVTMDQAFQALQPWIKHVHFHDGVNRLDKFELKPIGEGDFDHRRMVELLMAAGYDGFLSGEWIGWEPYEIHLPRELATMKRYEREVQQNNWIN; this comes from the coding sequence ATGAAATACTCGTTCACCAGCTTTTCCTGCCCTGAATTGACGCTCCCCGAGGTGCTAGCCCTGGCCAAGCGCATAGGCTACGATGGCGTCGAGCTTCGCCTGGCGGAAGGGCATAAGCACGGAGTCGAGACCGATATCAGCTCTGTTAAACGTCGCGAGATTAAGGCTCAGGTCACAGCATCGGGTATCGCTCTCGCTTGTCTAGGTACCTCCTGCACCTATGCCGACCCGGCCAGGGCAGCTGATATGGTGGCCGAGACCCGCCGCGCCATCCAGTTAGCCGCTGATATCGGCTGCCCACGCCTGCGCGTCTTCGGGGGCGAGATCCCCACAGGGATTACCCGTGAACAGGCGATGGATTCGATTGTTGCATCTTTGCGTGCCGTAGCAGCTCAGGCTCTTGAGAGCGGTGTGATCATCTGCATGGAAACGCATGACGATTGGACGAACCCGGATCAGGTTGCGGAGATCATGCGCCGGGTCAACCAGCCATCCATCGCCGTCACCTGGGACGTGATGCATCCAGTGCGTCAGAGCCACGTGACCATGGATCAGGCTTTTCAGGCTCTCCAACCGTGGATCAAGCATGTGCATTTCCATGATGGGGTCAACAGGCTGGATAAGTTTGAGCTGAAACCGATCGGCGAGGGCGATTTTGATCATCGACGCATGGTGGAGCTGCTTATGGCCGCAGGGTATGACGGCTTTCTGAGCGGGGAATGGATTGGCTGGGAACCCTACGAAATTCATTTACCCCGAGAGTTAGCCACTATGAAGCGATATGAGCGCGAGGTACAACAGAACAATTGGATCAACTGA
- a CDS encoding ATP-binding protein has product MGEKAHEQKNPIAVEWDAWLNDTQKKAVWLGMAGMYGMGLVLVGSPAQFRNPSTYLWLALLVFALAGLALLASRWAYLLAGWVLILGGLAAILLAVTWGGQASALVLLTVVIALASLAISLIAGLALAAGCTLLLLLAPGSLAQLPLAWRVSVILGAWGVCALIWLLLDSLLTTVRWAWSSYEESRRALEQARDQRVKLCEAIEDLSEANLQLMRLNRLAQGLRQAAEEERRAKEQFVANVSHELRTPLNMIIGFCEMIINSPQTYGDRIPSTLLADLEVVLRNSRHLSDLIDDVLDLSQIETGRMALTKERVSIGELINAAAIAVRPLLISKGLYLETEVAEDLPAVFCDRTRIREVILNLLSNAGRFTEKGGVRVRAWQEGDDVMVSVSDTGPGIAERDLTRLFRPFEQLDGSIRRRYGGTGLGLSISKGFVELHGGKMWAESEVGRGTTFYFRLPIDPPVPLEAKATRWLNPYQPYEERPHPSRAKLPPLRPRLIVLERGNGLQRLLSRYLDKVEIIAVRDFEEAVLELNRTPAQALLINAMTLADALGQAAKLGALPYDIPVLFCAVPGMEQAADALGASEYLVKPVTREALLTALKHVNGKAKKVLVVDDEPDALQLFSRMLAEAGQGYRVLRAESAQQALQILRHERPDVVLLDLVMPEMDGFEFLAAKEKDPILKGIPVILISARDPLGQPIVSSGLAVTCRSGLSVQQLLSSIEVLIGTLARMPLTADRARPATVPG; this is encoded by the coding sequence ATGGGAGAAAAAGCACATGAGCAGAAAAACCCTATAGCGGTAGAGTGGGACGCCTGGTTAAATGACACGCAAAAGAAAGCCGTCTGGCTGGGAATGGCAGGGATGTATGGGATGGGATTGGTCCTGGTTGGGAGCCCAGCTCAGTTCCGGAATCCATCAACATACCTCTGGCTAGCGCTGCTTGTATTTGCCTTGGCCGGCCTTGCGCTGTTAGCTAGCCGATGGGCTTATCTGCTCGCAGGCTGGGTGCTGATACTTGGTGGCTTGGCAGCCATACTGTTAGCAGTCACTTGGGGAGGGCAGGCGTCAGCACTAGTGCTCCTGACCGTGGTAATCGCTTTGGCTAGCCTGGCGATCAGCCTTATCGCCGGCCTAGCCCTGGCGGCTGGTTGCACCCTTTTGCTTCTGCTCGCGCCAGGCTCCTTGGCTCAGCTACCCCTCGCGTGGCGCGTGTCGGTCATTCTGGGGGCCTGGGGTGTTTGTGCCCTGATCTGGCTGCTGTTAGACTCCCTCTTGACCACCGTAAGGTGGGCGTGGTCGAGCTATGAGGAAAGCCGCCGGGCTCTAGAACAGGCGCGCGATCAACGGGTGAAGCTGTGCGAGGCCATAGAGGACTTATCCGAGGCCAATCTCCAGCTTATGCGGTTGAATCGCCTGGCTCAAGGGCTGCGCCAAGCCGCAGAGGAGGAACGCCGCGCTAAGGAACAGTTTGTGGCAAATGTCAGTCATGAGCTGCGTACCCCGCTCAACATGATCATCGGTTTCTGCGAAATGATCATCAACTCGCCGCAGACTTATGGTGACCGCATCCCGTCAACACTATTGGCCGATCTGGAAGTAGTGCTGCGCAACAGCCGGCATCTCTCAGATCTAATTGACGACGTACTTGACCTGAGCCAGATCGAGACTGGCCGCATGGCACTCACCAAGGAACGAGTGTCCATTGGGGAGCTGATCAATGCCGCAGCCATTGCGGTACGGCCGTTGTTAATTTCCAAGGGGCTATATCTCGAAACCGAAGTGGCCGAAGACTTGCCGGCTGTCTTCTGCGACCGTACTCGTATACGCGAGGTGATACTGAACCTGCTCAGCAATGCTGGCCGCTTTACCGAAAAGGGCGGGGTGCGGGTGCGGGCTTGGCAAGAGGGGGATGATGTGATGGTCAGTGTGTCCGACACCGGACCAGGGATTGCAGAAAGGGACCTGACGCGGCTCTTCCGGCCTTTTGAGCAACTGGATGGTTCAATCAGACGACGGTATGGAGGCACCGGCCTGGGACTGAGTATCAGCAAGGGGTTTGTAGAGCTACACGGCGGCAAGATGTGGGCCGAGAGCGAAGTTGGCCGCGGCACCACCTTTTACTTCCGCCTGCCTATAGATCCGCCGGTCCCGCTAGAAGCGAAGGCAACACGTTGGCTTAACCCTTATCAGCCGTATGAGGAGCGGCCCCATCCCTCACGGGCTAAGTTGCCTCCTTTGCGGCCACGCTTGATAGTGCTGGAGCGTGGCAATGGCCTGCAGCGTCTGCTCAGCCGCTATCTGGACAAGGTGGAGATTATCGCGGTGAGAGACTTCGAGGAAGCGGTGCTGGAGTTAAATCGTACCCCTGCTCAGGCCCTGCTGATCAATGCAATGACGTTGGCCGATGCACTGGGGCAGGCTGCGAAGTTGGGGGCGTTGCCGTATGATATCCCTGTGCTCTTCTGCGCTGTGCCTGGCATGGAGCAAGCGGCCGACGCGCTAGGGGCTTCGGAATATCTGGTGAAGCCAGTGACACGCGAGGCCTTGCTAACAGCTCTAAAGCATGTAAATGGGAAGGCAAAAAAGGTGCTGGTGGTGGACGACGAACCAGATGCGCTGCAGCTCTTCAGCCGTATGCTTGCGGAGGCAGGACAAGGCTACCGCGTCCTCAGGGCAGAGAGTGCACAACAGGCGCTACAAATCCTGCGCCACGAGCGACCGGATGTGGTTCTGCTCGACCTGGTAATGCCTGAGATGGATGGCTTTGAGTTCCTGGCGGCTAAGGAAAAGGATCCAATCCTGAAGGGGATCCCTGTGATTCTCATCTCGGCCCGTGACCCGCTGGGCCAGCCCATCGTCAGCAGTGGGCTAGCCGTCACCTGTCGCAGCGGCCTGTCGGTCCAGCAACTTCTCTCTTCCATAGAAGTGCTTATTGGTACCCTGGCCCGGATGCCCTTAACTGCTGATCGAGCACGGCCAGCAACTGTTCCCGGCTGA
- a CDS encoding response regulator: MSYLTARDCFLIELRRALKHLYDPAALGRSPLLDLFGLTNHANPHAGLRRILVEGIQALKPGYDVPPYASAWRIYHVLIYRYVEQSSQHTVSANLGLSIRQLRRQERIAERALADHLWTRYKLEAAAQNLTRFARQLAQPNESLKGGEQEQELQWLQQSLPSETGAIEEIIGTIVRIADPLLRDLGVEVRCQVPQGLPPLAGQLSTVRQGLLSLLTAAARSVPDGQVHILVTPESAALRVHIQGTSTGLIQPIDHQIPEQLEMARRLFELFGGRLEIVSGRENAGGLAASVLLPIVVQVPVLVIDDNADTLRLFERYLTGTSYHFIGARDPEQALALAEKCAPHAIVLDVMLPGIDGWELLGRLREHPRTRHIPIIVCTILPQEQLAMALGAAAFIHKPVSREQLLAVLDQQLRASGPGYQ; this comes from the coding sequence ATGAGCTATTTGACAGCCAGAGATTGTTTTCTGATAGAGCTGCGCAGGGCCTTAAAGCACCTTTACGATCCCGCCGCCCTGGGCCGCAGCCCCCTGCTTGATCTCTTCGGCCTCACCAACCACGCCAACCCTCACGCCGGCCTGCGCCGTATCCTGGTCGAGGGCATCCAGGCGCTCAAACCCGGCTACGATGTCCCACCCTATGCCAGCGCTTGGCGCATCTATCACGTGCTCATCTATCGGTATGTCGAACAATCTAGCCAACATACGGTATCAGCCAACCTGGGGCTGAGCATCCGCCAGCTGCGCCGGCAGGAACGGATCGCCGAAAGAGCGTTGGCCGATCACCTGTGGACGCGATATAAGCTGGAGGCAGCGGCTCAGAACCTGACTCGTTTTGCGAGACAGCTAGCTCAACCCAATGAGAGCCTGAAAGGAGGAGAGCAGGAGCAAGAGCTGCAATGGCTACAGCAGTCCCTCCCAAGCGAAACAGGCGCTATTGAGGAGATAATCGGCACTATCGTGCGGATCGCTGATCCCTTGCTACGCGACTTGGGTGTCGAGGTGCGGTGCCAGGTGCCACAGGGTCTGCCCCCACTGGCCGGACAGCTCTCTACCGTGCGCCAGGGGCTGCTAAGCCTTCTCACCGCAGCAGCGCGTTCCGTGCCAGACGGGCAAGTCCACATCCTGGTCACCCCGGAGTCAGCCGCGTTGCGAGTCCACATCCAGGGCACTTCTACGGGCCTAATACAGCCCATCGATCACCAGATACCCGAGCAATTGGAGATGGCGCGGCGACTTTTTGAGCTTTTTGGAGGTCGGCTGGAGATCGTTTCCGGAAGAGAAAATGCGGGAGGCTTAGCTGCGTCCGTGTTACTTCCGATAGTGGTGCAGGTGCCGGTGTTGGTGATTGACGACAATGCCGATACCCTGCGCCTGTTTGAGCGCTATCTCACCGGCACTTCTTACCACTTCATCGGCGCGCGTGATCCAGAACAGGCGCTTGCGCTGGCCGAGAAATGCGCGCCCCATGCTATCGTCTTGGATGTGATGCTGCCAGGCATTGATGGCTGGGAACTGCTGGGCCGGCTGCGCGAGCATCCCCGCACCCGCCATATTCCGATCATCGTCTGCACCATTCTGCCCCAAGAGCAACTAGCCATGGCCTTAGGCGCGGCCGCATTCATCCACAAGCCGGTCAGCCGGGAACAGTTGCTGGCCGTGCTCGATCAGCAGTTAAGGGCATCCGGGCCAGGGTACCAATAA
- a CDS encoding extracellular solute-binding protein, whose amino-acid sequence MARKLNRREFLRISAASAGALALAACAPQAAPSAPAPTTPLAAPTEATATPAASPVPAQRCQMDWNPTFPPPFKVYDPPVEVSVIWNPGLTFPEGMSWNNNPMYNRVVEYTGIKFTIHWEAYGELRDQKLAADLAAGTLPDAFHAAGLFFEELIDNDAIEDIKEIWEATASPLTKEKKMYPDYKWWKPVLRNGKLYGIPFTWGPAYNVDNLCFIRQDWLDQLGLKAPETVEEWGTVAKAFRDAGLCQFGISACKRLVTWFQSLDPVFGAFGVMPTCWVKAEDGTLKYDSISPAVKDALAVIRQWYEEGLIDPDFYTYNEGDAAGHIAASKVGIFTAPWWHGGAQVKLEQENPGMKLALIPYPKGPQGKQGRRASAEVQSQVVFKKGLDPIKIEACINNLNWHIEMHVNWQKYQQYGEWRNSHAFVEGLEWVWDENCELKDGPVVMPMTYTWMDTIDFGFPYMVYPTYQVEPFRDIQEWMKEDPAKLNKAQRFLIKNPIVLREAEYYTKVFDTLNVQIINEFFGNPTDAMQKLLPDLNTLESEVFTNIVIGNEPLDRFDSFVEEWWEKGGEQVTADVNAWYKATFG is encoded by the coding sequence ATGGCCAGAAAACTGAATCGTCGTGAGTTTTTACGGATATCCGCTGCCTCGGCGGGCGCGTTGGCGTTAGCAGCTTGTGCGCCTCAGGCAGCGCCGTCAGCACCGGCTCCCACAACACCCTTAGCAGCGCCTACTGAAGCTACAGCGACTCCGGCAGCCTCTCCTGTTCCTGCCCAACGCTGTCAGATGGACTGGAATCCCACCTTTCCACCACCCTTTAAGGTATACGACCCCCCCGTCGAAGTCTCGGTCATCTGGAACCCTGGCCTGACCTTCCCTGAAGGGATGAGCTGGAACAACAACCCAATGTACAACCGCGTGGTCGAGTATACCGGCATCAAGTTCACCATTCACTGGGAAGCGTACGGTGAATTACGTGATCAAAAGCTGGCCGCCGATCTGGCTGCAGGCACCTTGCCGGATGCTTTTCATGCTGCAGGCCTCTTTTTTGAAGAGCTGATTGACAATGACGCTATTGAGGATATCAAAGAGATCTGGGAGGCCACGGCTTCGCCGTTAACCAAAGAGAAGAAGATGTACCCAGATTATAAGTGGTGGAAGCCAGTCTTGCGCAACGGCAAGCTCTATGGCATCCCCTTCACTTGGGGCCCAGCATATAATGTGGATAACCTGTGCTTCATCCGCCAGGACTGGCTGGACCAGTTGGGGCTGAAGGCACCCGAAACGGTGGAGGAATGGGGGACAGTGGCCAAGGCGTTTCGCGATGCTGGCCTATGCCAATTTGGCATTAGCGCATGTAAGCGCCTGGTTACTTGGTTCCAAAGCCTGGATCCCGTCTTCGGCGCCTTCGGCGTTATGCCCACTTGCTGGGTCAAGGCCGAAGATGGCACTTTGAAGTACGATAGCATCTCTCCCGCAGTAAAGGATGCTCTGGCCGTTATCCGGCAGTGGTACGAAGAAGGCCTTATTGACCCCGACTTCTATACTTACAACGAAGGAGATGCTGCAGGTCACATTGCAGCGTCTAAGGTGGGTATCTTCACCGCGCCCTGGTGGCATGGTGGAGCCCAGGTGAAGTTGGAGCAGGAAAATCCCGGCATGAAGCTGGCGCTCATCCCGTACCCTAAGGGGCCCCAGGGCAAACAAGGCCGCAGGGCTTCGGCCGAGGTGCAGAGTCAGGTGGTGTTCAAGAAGGGTCTGGATCCGATCAAGATCGAAGCATGCATCAATAACCTGAACTGGCACATCGAGATGCACGTCAACTGGCAGAAGTATCAGCAATACGGAGAATGGCGCAACAGCCATGCCTTCGTCGAGGGCCTGGAATGGGTATGGGATGAGAACTGCGAGCTGAAGGATGGGCCGGTGGTCATGCCGATGACCTACACGTGGATGGATACCATTGACTTTGGATTCCCATATATGGTCTATCCCACTTATCAAGTCGAGCCGTTCAGGGATATCCAGGAGTGGATGAAAGAGGATCCAGCCAAGCTCAATAAAGCTCAGCGCTTTCTAATCAAGAACCCAATTGTCCTGCGTGAGGCTGAGTACTACACTAAGGTCTTTGATACCCTGAATGTGCAGATCATCAACGAGTTCTTCGGTAATCCCACAGATGCTATGCAGAAACTGCTGCCCGACCTGAACACTCTGGAGTCAGAGGTCTTCACCAACATTGTGATCGGCAATGAGCCTCTCGATCGCTTTGACAGCTTCGTAGAAGAGTGGTGGGAAAAGGGCGGCGAACAAGTGACCGCTGACGTTAATGCTTGGTACAAGGCTACTTTTGGCTAA
- a CDS encoding ABC transporter permease subunit, translating to MLLPALALLALFHFYPIWGVLIAFKDYSPLKGLAGSPWVGLDNFRRFFDSPNALLIIRNTLFIAVGKIVFGQLVAVLFSLMLNEVRIYLFKRAVQTATTLPHFLSWVIIGGIMVQILSTSGPVNRLLGMVGIPPIRFLGNPSIFPWTLIFSEVWKEFGFGAVIYLAALTAINPELYEAAAVDGAGRFARLIHITLPGIRPTIILMACLSLGGILNAGFEQVLVLYNPVVYKTGDIIDTFVFRVGLVGQGGLPDYSLGTAVGLFKSGIGFFLIMLSYWLADRFANYRIF from the coding sequence ATGCTACTACCTGCGCTTGCGTTGTTGGCGCTTTTCCATTTCTACCCGATTTGGGGTGTGTTAATCGCCTTTAAAGATTACAGCCCATTGAAAGGCCTGGCGGGATCACCTTGGGTTGGCCTGGACAACTTCCGACGCTTCTTCGATAGCCCCAATGCCTTGCTGATCATCCGTAACACTCTCTTCATTGCAGTAGGTAAGATCGTCTTCGGCCAACTAGTTGCCGTCTTGTTTTCACTCATGCTCAATGAGGTACGTATTTACCTGTTCAAACGCGCGGTGCAGACAGCAACCACGCTGCCCCACTTTCTCTCCTGGGTGATCATCGGCGGAATTATGGTGCAGATTCTTTCCACGTCGGGTCCAGTTAACCGTCTGTTAGGAATGGTTGGTATCCCTCCTATTCGCTTTCTTGGCAATCCTAGTATCTTCCCTTGGACCCTGATTTTCTCCGAAGTGTGGAAGGAGTTTGGATTTGGAGCTGTGATTTATCTGGCCGCTTTAACCGCCATCAATCCGGAGCTGTATGAAGCTGCTGCCGTAGATGGGGCAGGGCGCTTCGCTCGTCTCATTCATATCACCTTGCCTGGTATACGTCCCACTATTATCCTTATGGCATGTCTAAGCTTAGGTGGCATATTAAACGCTGGCTTCGAGCAGGTGCTAGTGCTGTATAACCCAGTTGTCTATAAAACGGGGGATATCATTGACACCTTCGTCTTCCGGGTTGGCCTAGTGGGACAGGGAGGCCTACCCGACTACAGCCTAGGCACAGCAGTAGGCCTGTTCAAGTCGGGGATTGGCTTCTTTTTAATTATGCTTTCGTATTGGCTGGCAGACAGATTCGCTAATTATCGTATCTTTTAA